In one Bos mutus isolate GX-2022 chromosome 19, NWIPB_WYAK_1.1, whole genome shotgun sequence genomic region, the following are encoded:
- the USP22 gene encoding ubiquitin carboxyl-terminal hydrolase 22, translated as MDAELVVTPPGCAHLGSFKVDNWKQNLRAIYQCFVWSGSAEARKRKAKSCVCHVCGLHLNRLHSCLHCVFFGCFTKKHIHEHAKSKRHNLAIELMYGGIYCFLCQDYIYDKDIEIIAKEEQRKAWKMQGVGEKFSTWEPTKRELELLKHNPKRRKITSNCTIGLRGLINLGNTCFMNCIVQALTHTPLLRDFFLSDRHRCEMQSPSSCLVCEMSSLFQEFYSGHRSPHIPYKLLHLVWTHARHLAGYEQQDAHEFLIAALDVLHRHCKGDDNGKKANNPNHCNCIIDQIFTGGLQSDVTCQVCHGVSTTIDPFWDISLDLPGSSTPFWPLSPGSESSVVNGESHVSGTTTLTDCLRRFTRPEHLGSSAKIKCSGCHSYQESTKQLTMKKLPIVACFHLKRFEHSAKLRRKITTYVSFPLELDMTPFMASSKESRMNGQYQQPTDSLNNDNKYSLFAVVNHQGTLESGHYTSFIRQHKDQWFKCDDAIITKASIADVLDSEGYLLFYHKQFLEYE; from the exons GCGAAGTCGTGCGTATGTCATGTGTGTGGCCTCCACCTGAATCGGCTGCACTCCTGCCTCCACTGTGTCTTCTTCGGCTGTTTCACGAAGAAGCACATTCATGAGCACgccaagtccaagaggcacaaccTGG ccaTCGAGCTCATGTACGGAGGTATCTACTGCTTTTTGTGTCAGGACTACATTTATGACAAAGACATAGAAATCATTGCCAAAGAGGAGCAGCGGAAAGCTTGGAAGATGCAAG GTGTCGGGGAGAAGTTTTCAACATGGGAGCCGACCAAACGGGAGCTCGAGCTGCTGAAACACAACCCCAAGCGGCGGAAGATCACGTCCAACTGCACTATTG GTCTGCGCGGCCTCATCAACCTGGGGAACACGTGCTTCATGAACTGCATCGTGCAGGCGCTCACGCACACGCCCCTGCTGCGCGACTTCTTCCTGTCCGACCGGCACCGCTGTGAGATGCAGAGCCCCAGCTCCTGCCTGGTCTGCGAGATGTCCTCCCTGTTCCAGGAG TTCTACTCGGGGCACCGTTCCCCCCACATCCCGTACAAACTGCTGCACCTCGTGTGGACTCACGCccggcacctggcaggctacgagCAGCAGGACGCACACGAGTTCCTCATCGCAGCCCTGGATGTCCTGCACCGGCACTGCAAAG GTGACGATAACGGAAAGAAGGCCAACAACCCCAACCACTGCAACTGTATCATAGACCAGATTTTCACAGGAGGGCTGCAGTCTGACGTCACCTGCCAGGTGTGCCA TGGGGTTTCCACCACCATCGACCCCTTCTGGGACATCAGCCTGGACCTCCCTGGCTCTTCCACGCCCTTCTGGCCGCTGAGCCCTGGAAGCGAGAGCAGTGTGGTAAATGGGGAGAGCCACGTGTCAGGAACCACGACCCTCACCGACTGCCTGCGGAG ATTTACCAGACCGGAGCACTTAGGAAGCAGTGCCAAGATCAAATGCAGCGGTTGCCATAGCTACCAGGAGTCCACCAAGCAGCTCACCATGAAGAAGCTGCCCATTGTGGCCTGCTTCCACCTCAAA CGGTTTGAACACTCAGCCAAACTCCGGCGTAAGATCACCACCTACGTGTCCTTCCCCCTGGAGCTGGACATGACCCCCTTCATGGCCTCCAG CAAAGAGAGCAGGATGAACGGACAGTACCAGCAGCCGACAGACAGTCTCAACAATGACAACAA GTACTCGTTGTTTGCGGTGGTCAACCACCAGGGGACCCTGGAGAGCGGCCACTACACCAGCTTCATCCGACAGCACAAGGACCAGTGGTTCAAATGTGATGACGCCATCATCACCAAGGCCAGCATTGCGGACGTGCTGGACAGCGAGGG GTACTTGCTGTTCTACCACAAGCAGTTCCTGGAGTACGAGTAG
- the TNFRSF13B gene encoding tumor necrosis factor receptor superfamily member 13B isoform X1, protein MSGLGRRGQGGRGLAGQEEPTPQGPRRGVAMEPCPEEQYWDSLLNTCVSCKPICSSQIPRTCAAFCKSLSCRQEQGRYYDLLLRDCVSCASICGRHPKQCTHYCEKTLRSQVSLLPEVRRQRAGEAPTRADTLGRHQVPEHRGLDAGPAPAGLKLSADQLALVYSTLGLCLCAIVCCFLLAVACFLKRRGVQVSFPTRPGPCPTQAKTSKDHWMEAGCVAGTPPEPVETCSFCFPECRAPTQESAGAPPTPGSERTGRRARQGQSAAGQPCVRAVNGGIEVVYTPAQEGGLAT, encoded by the exons CCCCACAGGGCCCGCGGCGGGGGGTGGCCATGGAGCCCTGCCCCGAAGAGCAGTACTGGGACTCGCTGCTGAacacctgcgtctcctgcaaaCCCATCTGCAGCAGCCAGATTCCGCGCACCTGTGCGGCCTTCTGCA agtcaCTCAGTTGCCGCCAAGAGCAAGGCAGGTATTATGACCTGCTCCTGAGGGACTGCGTCAGCTGTGCCTCCATCTGCGGACGTCACCCCAAGCAGTGCACACACTACTGTGAGAAGACGCTGAGGAGCCAAGTGAGCCTCCTACCAGAGGTCAGGAGACAGCGGGCCGGAGAGGCCCCGACCCGAGCAGACACCCTGGGGAGGCACCAGGTGCCAGAGCACAGAGGCTTGGATGCGGGTCCAG CGCCTGCAGGGCTGAAGCTGAGCGCTGACCAGCTGGCCCTGGTCTACAGCACGCTGGGCCTATGTCTCTGTGCCATCGTCTGTTGCTTCCTGCTGGCCGTAGCCTGCTTCCTCAAGAGGAGGGGGGTCCAGGTCTCCTTCCCGACCCGCCCAGGGCCGTGTCCCACGCAGGCCAAGACTTCCAAGG ATCACTGGATGGAAGCCGGCTGCGTGGCAGGGACGCCGCCCGAGCCGGTGGAGACATGTAGCTTCTGCTTCCCGGAGTGCAGGGCGCCCACCCAGGAGAGCGCAGGCGCGCCCCCGACACCTGGGTCCGAGCGCACAGGGAGGAGGGCTCGCCAGGGCCAGAGCGCAGCCGGGCAACCCTGCGTGCGCGCTGTGAACGGCGGGATCGAGGTGGTATACACACCAGCGCAGGAAGGAGGCCTGGCCACGTGA
- the TNFRSF13B gene encoding tumor necrosis factor receptor superfamily member 13B isoform X2, translated as MSGLGRRGQGGRGLAGQEEPKSLSCRQEQGRYYDLLLRDCVSCASICGRHPKQCTHYCEKTLRSQVSLLPEVRRQRAGEAPTRADTLGRHQVPEHRGLDAGPAPAGLKLSADQLALVYSTLGLCLCAIVCCFLLAVACFLKRRGVQVSFPTRPGPCPTQAKTSKDHWMEAGCVAGTPPEPVETCSFCFPECRAPTQESAGAPPTPGSERTGRRARQGQSAAGQPCVRAVNGGIEVVYTPAQEGGLAT; from the exons agtcaCTCAGTTGCCGCCAAGAGCAAGGCAGGTATTATGACCTGCTCCTGAGGGACTGCGTCAGCTGTGCCTCCATCTGCGGACGTCACCCCAAGCAGTGCACACACTACTGTGAGAAGACGCTGAGGAGCCAAGTGAGCCTCCTACCAGAGGTCAGGAGACAGCGGGCCGGAGAGGCCCCGACCCGAGCAGACACCCTGGGGAGGCACCAGGTGCCAGAGCACAGAGGCTTGGATGCGGGTCCAG CGCCTGCAGGGCTGAAGCTGAGCGCTGACCAGCTGGCCCTGGTCTACAGCACGCTGGGCCTATGTCTCTGTGCCATCGTCTGTTGCTTCCTGCTGGCCGTAGCCTGCTTCCTCAAGAGGAGGGGGGTCCAGGTCTCCTTCCCGACCCGCCCAGGGCCGTGTCCCACGCAGGCCAAGACTTCCAAGG ATCACTGGATGGAAGCCGGCTGCGTGGCAGGGACGCCGCCCGAGCCGGTGGAGACATGTAGCTTCTGCTTCCCGGAGTGCAGGGCGCCCACCCAGGAGAGCGCAGGCGCGCCCCCGACACCTGGGTCCGAGCGCACAGGGAGGAGGGCTCGCCAGGGCCAGAGCGCAGCCGGGCAACCCTGCGTGCGCGCTGTGAACGGCGGGATCGAGGTGGTATACACACCAGCGCAGGAAGGAGGCCTGGCCACGTGA